AGAAAAAACAGAAAGCCATGCAGTCCTCACACTCTCTCACACCCCAAAACCAGCGGCTCTCATGGACCACACGTAGCCGGACTCCGATCCCCCGCCTCACGCCGCCCAGCCCACGCTTCAAATTCTTGCGTCCACCAGTTTGGGCGGTGGCGGCTCCGCCTCAGCGCCCGCCGCAAGTGAATCACTCAATGCCGCCGGAGAAGGCCGAAGTGTTCAAGTCGCTGGAAGGGTGGGCCACCCGGAACGTGCTGACCCTCCACAAGCCCGTCGAGCAGTGCTGGCAGCCGCAGGATTTCCTGCCCGACCCGTCATTGCCGTCGGATGAGTTCGCCGATCGGGTGCGGGAACTGCGGGACCGGACGGCGGGGATGCCGGACGACTACTTTGTGGTGCTAGTCGGCAACATGATCACGGAGGACGCTGTGCCGACGTATCAGACGGTGGTCAACACCTTTGATGGGGTCCGGGACGAGACCGGGGCGAGTCCGGATCCGTGGGCCACGTGGACCCGAGAATGGTCCGCGGAGGAGAACCGACACGGGGATCTGCTCCGTGCATACCTTTATCTCTCGGGTCGGGTCGACATGCGGATGGTGGAGCGTACGGTGCAGTACCTGATCGGAGCTGGCTTGGT
The sequence above is a segment of the Malania oleifera isolate guangnan ecotype guangnan chromosome 8, ASM2987363v1, whole genome shotgun sequence genome. Coding sequences within it:
- the LOC131161314 gene encoding stearoyl-[acyl-carrier-protein] 9-desaturase 6, chloroplastic-like, which translates into the protein MQSSHSLTPQNQRLSWTTRSRTPIPRLTPPSPRFKFLRPPVWAVAAPPQRPPQVNHSMPPEKAEVFKSLEGWATRNVLTLHKPVEQCWQPQDFLPDPSLPSDEFADRVRELRDRTAGMPDDYFVVLVGNMITEDAVPTYQTVVNTFDGVRDETGASPDPWATWTREWSAEENRHGDLLRAYLYLSGRVDMRMVERTVQYLIGAGLDPGTENNPYYGFAYTAIQERAAFISHGNTALLAKESGDPVLAHVCGTIASDEKRHEHAYSRVVEKLLEVDPNSAMLAIAAMMGREITKPAHLMHDGRDPRLFDNFSAVAQRLGVYTASDNADVVEFFIGRWRLEKLEGLTAEGVRAQESICGLPPRIRKMQEREEERTRKMEPPLARFSWIFNKEVALY